A region from the Campylobacter subantarcticus LMG 24377 genome encodes:
- the thiF gene encoding thiamine biosynthesis protein ThiF, with protein MMKIKFNGSVIDTHFKNTLEFFQSVSKNENDVWIVNGFATKENMSLKEEDELFCIEKNTLPPYEALDAMMRARHTPKLHDKLKKASVAICGLGGLGSHIGINLARSGVGRLHLIDFDVVEPSNLNRQAYMVEDLGKFKAEALKDQIAKINPFIEVFAQVLKIEKENIVELFTNDDIVCEAFDSAKYKAILAQNFHQFYPEKALVCASGLAGYGDSNSIQTRKIAKNFYVCGDLQNEAKVGNGLMAPRVNICAGHQANLVLELLASE; from the coding sequence TTGATGAAAATTAAATTTAATGGCAGTGTAATAGATACGCATTTTAAAAATACTTTAGAATTTTTCCAAAGTGTGAGTAAAAATGAAAACGATGTGTGGATAGTCAATGGTTTTGCGACAAAAGAGAATATGAGCTTAAAAGAAGAAGATGAGCTTTTTTGTATAGAGAAAAATACTTTACCTCCTTATGAAGCCCTTGATGCGATGATGAGGGCAAGGCATACTCCAAAACTTCACGATAAGCTTAAAAAAGCAAGTGTGGCTATTTGCGGGCTTGGTGGACTTGGATCGCATATTGGGATAAATTTGGCAAGAAGTGGGGTTGGTAGACTTCATTTAATTGATTTTGATGTAGTTGAGCCAAGCAATCTTAACCGCCAAGCTTATATGGTAGAAGATTTAGGTAAATTTAAGGCTGAAGCTTTAAAAGATCAAATCGCTAAAATCAATCCTTTTATCGAAGTTTTTGCACAAGTTTTAAAAATAGAAAAAGAAAACATTGTAGAGCTTTTTACTAACGATGATATTGTCTGTGAAGCCTTTGATAGTGCAAAATACAAAGCTATCTTAGCACAAAATTTTCATCAGTTTTACCCTGAAAAAGCCTTAGTGTGTGCTTCTGGTTTAGCAGGATATGGCGATAGCAACAGCATACAAACAAGAAAAATTGCAAAAAACTTTTATGTTTGTGGTGATTTGCAAAATGAAGCAAAAGTAGGTAATGGGCTTATGGCTCCGCGTGTAAATATTTGCGCAGGACATCAAGCAAATTTAGTTTTAGAGCTTTTAGCGAGTGAATAA
- a CDS encoding DASS family sodium-coupled anion symporter, whose protein sequence is MSSNVKSLIVVADLVLFIALLYFSPFGETKVNQGLSLLIFIAILWLSEALHVTITAILVPILAAGLGLMPTSKALTGFADSNIFLFFGGFALAAAMHHQKLDKLIAHKILTLAKGHLGLSSLYIFITTAFLSMWMSNTATAAMMLPLAIGMLASLDPQKDRNTYVFILLGIAFSASIGGIGTIIGTPPNAIVATQLHISFAQWLKYGIPIVLVFLPVMILILYMMFKPKFNLQVELHTEHIELTRERIITLLIFLVVALSWIFSGNISPIIQSTFGYKIANLDAVIALLAAVLVCTFRVIDWKNIQKNTDWGVLMLFGGGITLSVVLRDSGASKVMADTIISFIENGHLFIIGLIVAFFIVFLTEFTSNTASAALLVPLFISIADTLGVPALGLALIIAIGASCAFMLPVATPPNAIVFGTGHIKQQEMIRVGIVLNIFCSISLAVIAYFFWL, encoded by the coding sequence ATGAGTTCTAATGTTAAATCACTCATAGTCGTTGCAGACTTAGTGTTATTTATCGCATTGCTTTATTTTTCCCCTTTCGGTGAAACTAAGGTAAACCAAGGCTTATCTTTGTTGATTTTTATCGCTATATTATGGCTTAGTGAAGCTTTACATGTTACAATCACAGCCATTTTAGTACCTATTCTAGCGGCAGGATTAGGGCTAATGCCCACTTCTAAAGCCTTAACAGGTTTTGCTGATTCTAACATCTTTTTATTTTTTGGTGGTTTTGCTCTAGCGGCTGCAATGCACCATCAAAAACTAGATAAACTTATCGCACATAAGATACTCACTCTAGCAAAAGGACATCTAGGGCTTTCTAGCTTGTATATTTTTATCACTACGGCTTTTTTATCTATGTGGATGAGTAACACTGCAACCGCAGCTATGATGCTCCCGCTTGCTATAGGCATGTTAGCTTCACTTGATCCACAAAAAGATAGAAATACTTATGTTTTTATTCTTTTAGGTATAGCTTTTAGTGCAAGCATAGGAGGTATAGGTACTATAATAGGAACACCTCCAAATGCTATAGTTGCTACTCAATTACACATTAGCTTTGCGCAATGGCTAAAATATGGTATTCCTATTGTTTTAGTGTTTTTACCAGTAATGATCTTGATTTTATATATGATGTTTAAGCCTAAATTTAATCTTCAAGTCGAGCTACACACTGAGCATATCGAGCTTACAAGGGAAAGAATTATAACTTTACTTATCTTCTTAGTGGTTGCATTATCTTGGATTTTTAGTGGCAATATTAGTCCTATCATACAAAGTACTTTTGGCTATAAAATCGCAAATCTAGATGCAGTGATTGCCTTGCTTGCTGCTGTTTTAGTTTGCACATTTAGAGTGATTGATTGGAAAAATATACAAAAAAATACCGACTGGGGTGTTTTAATGCTCTTTGGTGGAGGTATCACTTTAAGTGTTGTCTTAAGAGATTCAGGTGCTAGCAAGGTCATGGCTGATACAATCATTTCATTTATTGAAAATGGACATTTATTTATCATAGGTTTGATCGTAGCATTTTTTATAGTATTTTTAACTGAATTTACTTCAAATACTGCTTCGGCGGCTTTATTGGTACCTTTATTTATCTCTATCGCAGATACCTTAGGTGTTCCTGCTTTAGGACTTGCTTTAATCATTGCTATTGGGGCTTCTTGCGCATTTATGCTACCTGTTGCCACCCCACCAAATGCTATAGTTTTTGGCACAGGTCACATTAAACAACAAGAAATGATAAGAGTGGGAATTGTGCTAAATATCTTCTGCTCAATCAGCCTTGCAGTGATTGCATACTTTTTCTGGCTATAA
- a CDS encoding ComF family protein, producing the protein MRCFNCHGFSLASFCPACKEELLEYSLGIRELEEGFKVYYFYQYEQIKHLIYFKHRFQGYFVLNALARLSFAKFKDFFQPACEINAIALDDKTEKNYSHTAILTRHLKTRFIKPMYHTLQASSQHKYSGKSLKFRKDNKRTYQLLKLPKHPVILVDDVVTTGLSLLEAKKLLEKNNIKVLFALVLANAKFDTI; encoded by the coding sequence GTGAGATGTTTTAACTGTCATGGTTTTTCCCTTGCAAGTTTTTGTCCAGCTTGCAAGGAAGAGCTTTTAGAATATTCTTTGGGTATAAGAGAGCTTGAAGAGGGATTTAAGGTTTATTATTTTTATCAATATGAACAAATCAAGCATTTGATTTATTTTAAACATCGGTTTCAAGGTTATTTTGTCTTAAATGCTTTAGCAAGATTAAGTTTTGCTAAATTTAAAGATTTTTTTCAACCTGCATGCGAAATTAATGCTATAGCCTTAGATGATAAAACTGAAAAAAATTACTCACATACAGCAATTTTAACACGCCATTTAAAAACTCGATTTATAAAGCCTATGTATCATACTTTACAAGCTAGTTCGCAGCATAAATATAGTGGAAAAAGTTTGAAATTTCGTAAAGACAATAAAAGAACATATCAGTTATTAAAGCTTCCAAAACATCCTGTAATTTTAGTAGATGATGTAGTGACTACAGGGTTAAGTTTGTTAGAGGCAAAAAAGCTTTTGGAAAAAAATAATATTAAAGTGTTATTTGCTTTAGTTTTGGCTAATGCAAAATTTGATACAATATAA
- a CDS encoding LPP20 family lipoprotein, with translation MKKVIFMFCLALGFSACALDQRGVNPNQAQATQANSDVVVQKVDKDDVRSIIREEKMLANDTSADNDLTFTAVGEGIAPLNTVSVGQALALAKRAAITDAYRQLASKLYGVRVNGKDTVKDAMLKSSTITAQVNGLIKNASVVDQDFKDGLYRVNVELKIDADKWKELFAY, from the coding sequence ATGAAAAAAGTTATTTTTATGTTTTGTTTGGCTTTAGGTTTTAGCGCTTGTGCGCTAGATCAAAGAGGCGTGAACCCAAATCAAGCTCAGGCTACTCAAGCAAATTCTGATGTGGTGGTTCAAAAAGTAGATAAAGATGATGTGCGTAGTATCATCAGAGAAGAAAAAATGCTTGCAAATGATACAAGCGCAGATAATGATCTAACATTTACAGCAGTGGGTGAGGGTATTGCCCCTTTGAATACTGTTTCAGTTGGTCAAGCTTTGGCTTTGGCAAAAAGAGCAGCGATTACTGATGCTTATAGACAATTAGCTAGTAAGCTATATGGTGTAAGAGTAAATGGTAAAGATACAGTAAAAGATGCAATGCTTAAAAGCTCAACGATTACGGCACAAGTAAATGGTTTGATTAAAAATGCAAGTGTGGTTGATCAAGATTTCAAAGATGGTCTTTATAGAGTAAATGTAGAACTTAAAATCGATGCTGACAAGTGGAAAGAATTGTTTGCTTATTAA
- the gyrA gene encoding DNA gyrase subunit A yields MENIFTKDSDIENIDIESSIKSSYLDYSMSVIIGRALPDARDGLKPVHRRILYAMNDLGVGSRSAYKKSARIVGDVIGKYHPHGDVAVYDALVRMAQDFSMRYPSVDGQGNFGSIDGDGAAAMRYTEARMTILAEELLRDIDKDTVDFVPNYDDSMSEPDVLPARVPNLLLNGSSGIAVGMATNIPPHSLNELIDGLLYLIDNKNASLEEIMQFIKGPDFPTGGIIFGKKGIIEAYRTGRGRVKVRAKTHIEKRANKDIIVIDELPYQTNKARLIEQIAELAKEKQIEGIAEVRDESDREGIRVVIELKRDAMSEIVLNNLFKSTTMESTFGVIMLAIHNKEPKVFSLIELLNLFLNHRKTVIIRRTIYELQKARARAHILEGLKIALDNIDEVIALIKNSPDNPTAKNLLMEKFGLSELQSNAILDMKLGRLTGLEREKIDNELRELLAEIERLDQILKSETLLENLIKDELKEIRTKFDVPRITQIEDDYDDIDIEDLIPNENMVVTITHRGYIKRVPSKQYEKQKRGGKGKVAVTTYDDDFIESFFTANTHDTLMFVTDRGQLYWLKVYRIPEGSRTAKGKAVVNLINLQADEKIMAIIPTTDFDESKSLCFFTKNGIVKRTNLSEYQNIRSVGVKAINLDENDELVTAIIVARDENEVVNVNADENLEIDENLENESSENSEELENITSGKMLFAVTKKGMCIKFPLAKVREIGRVSRGVTAIKFKEKDDEVVGAVVIENDTQEILSVSAKGIGKRTNAGEYRLQSRGGKGVICMKLTAKTKDLIGIVIVDESMDLMALTSSGKMIRVDMQSIRKAGRNTSGVIVVNVENDEVVSIAKCPKEEDEDLDAENNMDLNFE; encoded by the coding sequence ATGGAAAATATTTTTACTAAAGATTCAGATATTGAAAATATAGATATAGAAAGTTCTATAAAAAGTAGCTATTTAGATTATTCTATGAGTGTTATTATAGGTCGTGCATTACCTGATGCTAGAGATGGACTTAAGCCTGTTCATAGAAGAATTTTATATGCTATGAATGATTTAGGCGTTGGAAGTCGTAGCGCATACAAAAAGTCAGCGCGTATAGTAGGTGATGTAATTGGTAAATACCACCCGCATGGTGATGTGGCTGTATATGATGCTTTAGTAAGAATGGCGCAAGATTTTTCAATGCGTTATCCAAGCGTAGATGGTCAAGGAAACTTTGGTTCTATTGATGGCGATGGTGCTGCTGCGATGCGTTATACCGAAGCTAGAATGACGATTTTAGCTGAAGAGTTGCTGCGTGATATAGATAAAGATACAGTTGATTTTGTACCAAATTACGATGACTCTATGAGTGAGCCTGATGTTTTACCTGCTAGAGTGCCAAATTTATTGCTTAATGGTTCAAGCGGTATTGCAGTAGGTATGGCTACTAATATTCCTCCACATAGTTTGAATGAGCTTATTGATGGTTTGCTTTATTTGATTGATAATAAAAATGCAAGCTTGGAAGAAATAATGCAATTTATCAAAGGGCCTGATTTTCCAACCGGTGGTATTATCTTTGGTAAGAAAGGTATTATAGAAGCTTATCGCACAGGTCGTGGCAGGGTAAAAGTAAGAGCAAAAACGCATATTGAAAAAAGAGCTAATAAAGATATTATTGTAATAGATGAGCTTCCTTATCAAACTAACAAAGCAAGATTGATAGAGCAAATTGCTGAACTTGCTAAAGAAAAGCAAATTGAAGGCATTGCTGAAGTTAGAGATGAGAGTGATAGAGAAGGAATTCGCGTGGTGATTGAGCTAAAACGCGATGCCATGAGTGAGATTGTGTTAAATAATCTTTTTAAATCTACCACTATGGAAAGCACTTTTGGTGTGATTATGCTTGCTATACATAACAAGGAGCCAAAAGTTTTTTCTTTGATTGAACTTTTAAATTTATTCTTAAATCACAGAAAAACTGTAATTATTAGAAGAACGATTTATGAGTTGCAAAAAGCTAGAGCTAGAGCGCATATTTTAGAGGGTTTAAAAATAGCATTAGATAATATTGATGAAGTGATAGCATTGATTAAAAATTCCCCAGATAACCCAACGGCTAAAAATTTATTGATGGAAAAATTTGGTCTAAGTGAACTTCAATCTAATGCTATTTTAGATATGAAGTTAGGTCGTTTAACAGGACTTGAAAGAGAAAAAATTGACAATGAGCTAAGAGAATTGTTAGCAGAAATCGAAAGACTTGATCAAATTTTAAAAAGCGAAACTTTGCTTGAAAATTTAATTAAAGATGAGTTAAAAGAAATTAGAACAAAATTTGATGTACCAAGAATCACTCAAATTGAGGATGATTATGATGATATTGATATAGAAGATTTAATACCAAATGAAAATATGGTGGTTACTATCACTCATCGTGGTTATATTAAGCGTGTTCCAAGTAAGCAATATGAAAAACAAAAACGTGGCGGTAAGGGCAAAGTTGCTGTTACGACTTATGATGATGATTTTATTGAAAGCTTCTTTACGGCAAACACACATGATACTTTAATGTTTGTTACTGATCGTGGGCAACTTTATTGGCTTAAGGTTTATAGAATTCCAGAAGGAAGTAGAACCGCTAAAGGTAAAGCTGTAGTAAATCTTATAAATTTACAAGCTGATGAAAAAATCATGGCAATTATCCCGACAACTGATTTTGATGAAAGCAAATCATTGTGTTTCTTTACTAAAAATGGTATCGTGAAACGCACAAATTTAAGTGAATATCAAAATATTAGAAGTGTGGGCGTAAAAGCGATTAATCTAGATGAAAACGATGAACTTGTTACTGCAATTATCGTAGCAAGAGATGAAAACGAAGTTGTCAATGTCAATGCAGACGAAAATTTAGAAATAGATGAAAATTTAGAAAATGAAAGCAGTGAAAATAGTGAAGAATTAGAAAATATCACTAGTGGCAAAATGCTTTTTGCGGTAACTAAAAAAGGTATGTGTATCAAATTCCCTCTTGCTAAAGTTAGAGAGATTGGTCGTGTAAGTAGAGGGGTAACTGCGATTAAATTTAAAGAAAAAGATGATGAGGTTGTGGGTGCTGTTGTGATCGAAAATGATACACAAGAGATTTTAAGTGTGAGTGCTAAAGGTATAGGTAAGCGCACTAATGCAGGAGAATACAGACTTCAAAGTAGGGGTGGTAAGGGTGTAATTTGTATGAAGCTTACTGCTAAAACAAAAGATTTAATCGGTATAGTTATAGTTGATGAAAGCATGGACTTAATGGCTTTAACAAGTAGCGGCAAAATGATACGTGTGGATATGCAAAGCATTAGAAAAGCAGGTAGAAATACAAGTGGTGTAATCGTAGTAAATGTAGAAAACGATGAGGTTGTAAGCATTGCTAAGTGTCCTAAGGAAGAGGATGAGGATTTAGATGCTGAAAATAATATGGATTTAAATTTTGAATAG
- the mapA gene encoding outer membrane lipoprotein MapA: MVKKILVFALALFFSACAVNSKNQGVAKVNEVIKIQAECYNPSSSKAYEAKIKGLLYISDVGLKYCANKRTIDKSVSLKKVYIHRVYDLNENLKYSFSNGKNYYIDENFNYYFYVFLKEELENRGIVVVEDTQNSPYVLRVDLSFNDFYSQFDSNSLFSVIASQLTLKDINTNKTINIKTKQEVKGFYKINDLPFFTQLLIKQVANKAADIISSL, translated from the coding sequence ATGGTTAAAAAGATACTTGTATTTGCTCTAGCTTTGTTTTTTAGTGCATGTGCGGTTAATTCTAAAAACCAAGGGGTTGCCAAGGTTAATGAGGTTATAAAAATTCAAGCAGAGTGTTATAATCCTTCTAGTTCTAAAGCATATGAAGCAAAAATCAAAGGGCTTTTGTATATTAGCGATGTGGGTCTTAAATACTGTGCAAATAAAAGAACGATTGATAAAAGTGTTTCTTTAAAAAAAGTTTATATTCATAGAGTGTATGATTTGAATGAGAATTTAAAATATTCTTTTTCTAATGGTAAAAACTACTATATTGATGAAAATTTTAATTATTATTTTTATGTATTCTTAAAAGAAGAGTTAGAAAATAGAGGTATAGTGGTGGTAGAGGATACTCAAAATTCTCCTTATGTTTTAAGAGTTGATTTGAGTTTTAATGATTTTTACTCTCAATTTGATTCTAATTCTTTATTTTCAGTAATTGCGAGTCAATTGACGCTTAAAGATATCAACACAAATAAAACCATCAATATCAAAACAAAACAAGAGGTAAAAGGCTTTTATAAAATTAATGATTTGCCTTTTTTTACCCAACTACTTATTAAACAAGTAGCTAATAAAGCCGCAGATATTATTAGTTCTTTGTGA
- the thiS gene encoding sulfur carrier protein ThiS codes for MIINGQKLKLKELKFMDYVKEKRLKIELIALELNGEIIPRDQFENLILKENDKAEIVTFVGGG; via the coding sequence ATGATTATTAACGGGCAGAAGCTTAAATTAAAAGAGCTTAAATTTATGGACTATGTTAAAGAAAAGCGATTAAAGATAGAATTGATTGCCTTGGAATTAAACGGAGAAATTATTCCAAGGGATCAATTTGAAAATTTAATTTTGAAAGAAAATGATAAAGCAGAAATTGTTACTTTTGTAGGTGGTGGTTGA
- a CDS encoding thiamine phosphate synthase, whose protein sequence is MWDKKIIAISDSQNTQEDFFHFVEKLSKSSIDALVLREKSLDELEYFKLAKEVLKIFNKTQKICFLHYHYEACLKLNHRFFHAPLFVLQKYPQCYKNFKLLGGSIHSKEELDLAYKFKVNHVFFGHVFESSCKIDLAPKGIESLKALLEVSKIPIYAIGGVNAKTIPYLKNINIAGVCIREALYKSKIVKDYVLECKNLLAQKD, encoded by the coding sequence ATGTGGGATAAAAAAATCATTGCTATTAGTGATAGTCAAAATACTCAAGAGGATTTTTTTCATTTTGTTGAAAAGTTAAGTAAAAGCAGTATTGATGCATTAGTACTTAGAGAAAAATCTCTAGATGAGTTAGAATATTTTAAGCTAGCTAAAGAGGTATTAAAAATTTTTAATAAAACTCAAAAAATATGTTTTTTGCATTATCATTATGAAGCTTGTTTAAAATTAAATCATCGGTTTTTCCATGCACCCTTGTTTGTTTTGCAAAAATATCCACAGTGTTATAAGAATTTTAAGCTTTTAGGAGGTTCTATTCATTCTAAAGAAGAACTAGACTTAGCTTATAAATTTAAAGTAAACCATGTGTTTTTTGGACATGTATTTGAAAGCTCTTGTAAGATTGATTTAGCTCCAAAAGGTATTGAAAGTCTAAAGGCTTTACTAGAAGTTTCAAAAATACCCATTTATGCAATAGGTGGAGTGAATGCGAAAACTATACCGTATTTAAAAAACATAAACATAGCCGGTGTGTGTATAAGAGAAGCTTTATATAAGAGTAAAATTGTAAAAGATTATGTTTTAGAATGTAAAAATCTTTTAGCCCAAAAGGACTAA
- the thiH gene encoding 2-iminoacetate synthase ThiH yields the protein MQKYPHMQSIESELLAKVLKEVENFDESKFNAFDVKKALAKDYLNIEDLKALLSSTAEDFIEDLAQKSSYVTQRHFGNSISLFTPLYLSNFCNSKCTYCGFQKGNKIKRAKLNEAEIHQEMQEIKKSGLEEILLLTGEGREYASVDYLAKACAIAKEYFKVVGIEVYPMNIDEYALLHDKGCEYVSVYQETYNLKTYSKIHVEGEKSVFEYRFHAQERALKAGMRGVAFGTLLGVDDFRKDAFATALHAYFLQQQYPHAEIALSIPRLRPIINNKKIHPKDVSETRLLQVLCAYRLFLPFASITISTRERVGFRDGVIKLGATKMSAGVSVGVGEHQGDKKGDDQFQISDKRTVDEVLAMLKSVNLQAIMSDNIYVG from the coding sequence ATGCAAAAATATCCTCATATGCAAAGCATTGAAAGTGAACTTTTGGCTAAGGTTTTAAAAGAAGTTGAAAATTTTGATGAAAGTAAATTTAATGCTTTTGATGTAAAAAAGGCTTTAGCTAAAGATTATCTTAATATAGAAGATTTAAAAGCTTTGCTTTCAAGTACAGCAGAAGATTTTATAGAGGATTTAGCACAAAAGTCAAGCTATGTTACCCAAAGACACTTTGGAAATTCCATCTCTCTTTTTACGCCTTTATATCTTTCTAATTTTTGCAATAGTAAATGTACTTACTGTGGGTTTCAAAAAGGTAATAAAATTAAAAGAGCTAAGCTAAATGAGGCTGAAATTCATCAAGAAATGCAAGAGATTAAAAAAAGTGGCTTGGAAGAAATTTTGCTTCTAACTGGCGAAGGTAGGGAGTATGCAAGTGTAGATTATCTTGCCAAGGCTTGTGCAATAGCAAAAGAGTATTTTAAAGTTGTAGGGATTGAAGTTTATCCCATGAATATAGATGAATATGCACTACTTCATGACAAAGGTTGTGAGTATGTAAGTGTATACCAAGAAACTTATAATCTAAAAACTTATTCTAAAATTCACGTTGAAGGTGAAAAAAGTGTATTTGAATACCGTTTTCATGCGCAAGAAAGAGCTTTAAAAGCGGGTATGAGGGGAGTGGCTTTTGGGACTTTGCTTGGTGTAGATGATTTTAGAAAAGATGCTTTTGCAACGGCTTTACATGCGTATTTTTTACAGCAACAATATCCTCATGCTGAGATAGCTTTGTCTATTCCTAGATTAAGACCTATCATCAATAATAAAAAAATTCATCCAAAAGATGTAAGCGAGACAAGACTTTTGCAGGTTTTGTGTGCTTATAGGTTGTTTTTGCCTTTTGCGAGTATTACGATTTCTACACGAGAAAGAGTGGGATTTAGAGATGGGGTTATTAAACTAGGTGCTACTAAAATGAGTGCTGGAGTGAGTGTGGGGGTAGGAGAACATCAAGGCGATAAAAAAGGCGATGATCAGTTTCAAATCAGCGATAAGCGAACCGTAGATGAGGTGCTAGCTATGTTAAAAAGTGTTAATTTGCAAGCTATTATGAGTGATAATATTTATGTGGGATAA
- a CDS encoding thiazole synthase codes for MEKLKIGKYEFNSRFILGSGKFSFELIQSAIEEAKVELITLALRRVNDKGIENILDFIPKHIKLLPNTSGARNAKEALRIAKLARELGCGDMIKVEVISDSKYLLPDNYESIKAVKLLADEGFTPLVYMYPDLYAARAMVSAGAGAIMPLGAPIGSNKGLKTKEFIQILLNEISLPIIVDAGIGNPAQACEAMQMGVSAVMANTAIAQAKDVAKMARAFALAIEAGHSAYLAGIASENKPSASSPLSGFLRD; via the coding sequence ATGGAAAAATTAAAAATAGGAAAATATGAGTTTAATTCCCGGTTTATTCTAGGTTCTGGGAAATTTTCTTTTGAGTTGATACAATCAGCCATTGAAGAAGCAAAAGTGGAGCTTATCACCTTAGCTTTGCGTAGAGTTAATGATAAAGGCATAGAAAATATACTTGATTTTATCCCAAAACATATTAAACTTTTGCCTAATACTTCGGGTGCAAGAAATGCCAAAGAAGCTTTGCGTATAGCAAAACTTGCAAGAGAGCTTGGCTGTGGAGATATGATCAAGGTTGAGGTAATTAGCGACAGTAAATATTTGTTGCCAGATAATTATGAAAGCATAAAAGCAGTCAAACTTTTAGCAGATGAGGGTTTTACTCCTTTGGTTTATATGTATCCTGATTTATATGCTGCGCGTGCTATGGTTAGTGCAGGAGCTGGGGCTATAATGCCTCTTGGAGCTCCCATAGGAAGCAATAAAGGCTTAAAAACCAAAGAATTTATACAAATTTTACTTAATGAAATCAGTTTGCCTATTATCGTAGATGCAGGCATAGGAAATCCTGCGCAAGCTTGTGAAGCGATGCAAATGGGTGTGAGTGCAGTTATGGCAAATACTGCCATAGCTCAAGCTAAAGATGTAGCAAAAATGGCAAGAGCATTTGCTTTGGCTATAGAGGCAGGGCATAGTGCATATTTAGCAGGTATAGCAAGTGAAAATAAACCGAGTGCAAGTTCTCCTTTAAGTGGTTTTTTAAGGGATTAA